A genomic window from Bacteroidia bacterium includes:
- a CDS encoding gliding motility-associated C-terminal domain-containing protein — protein sequence MSSRKDIERFDDFFREAFDGKEAAHTSAEMDADWNAVKSHLPATGSTAGGTAASGSGSFVVASSVVAVLTAALIAIIVIMSGNENNSTDLETSSEINLPEPNKELGMEQGIYIDQEDEAPARQNPENDKETAITEQSKSSKETLVPATESLSGNDDRNSDLRNSSDQTSGQQPQRIREQSRQTVNVEQPANPPLPTDKTTEDLKRVQDRSVTISDNTRAAVEDLKLTAKTLCLNSSVILTTSSAPQAAFYWLKGEGIIEKLEKNTELAFTSAGEKQVWIIKKINGISTDTAILTLTVHETPESEFVTDITRMPNIAFNNTSREATSYRWVFGDGTVSNDLSPQHRYNLSGLYRPSLIAINDYGCRDTFTDRLQIEAESSLDLANTFTPNGDGINDRFEVLISGETYFEFSVIDRSGNKVFHSKEKSNSWDGTDSRNGKPLPSGTYYYVLQYKLQGQHRPVTQTGAIALIRD from the coding sequence ATGAGCAGCAGAAAAGACATAGAGAGGTTTGATGACTTTTTCCGTGAAGCATTTGACGGGAAGGAAGCGGCCCATACTTCTGCCGAAATGGATGCTGACTGGAACGCGGTGAAATCACATCTGCCTGCAACCGGCAGCACAGCAGGTGGAACTGCTGCAAGTGGTTCCGGTTCGTTTGTGGTAGCTTCCTCTGTGGTGGCCGTTTTAACTGCAGCCCTTATTGCTATCATCGTAATAATGTCTGGCAATGAGAACAACAGTACTGATCTTGAAACAAGTTCGGAGATAAACTTACCAGAGCCGAACAAGGAGCTTGGAATGGAACAAGGAATATATATAGATCAGGAAGATGAAGCTCCGGCCCGTCAAAATCCTGAAAATGATAAGGAAACGGCTATTACTGAACAGAGTAAATCCAGCAAAGAAACCCTGGTCCCGGCAACGGAATCGTTATCCGGAAATGACGACAGGAATAGCGATCTGAGAAATTCCTCTGACCAGACTTCCGGACAGCAACCCCAAAGAATCCGGGAACAAAGCAGGCAAACTGTAAATGTAGAACAGCCGGCAAACCCGCCTTTGCCAACCGATAAGACGACAGAAGATTTGAAGAGAGTTCAGGACAGGTCCGTTACTATTTCGGATAATACCCGGGCTGCAGTTGAGGATTTGAAACTTACCGCTAAAACGCTCTGTCTCAATAGCAGTGTGATTCTCACCACCTCTTCCGCGCCACAAGCGGCTTTTTACTGGCTGAAGGGGGAAGGAATAATCGAAAAGCTTGAGAAAAATACCGAACTCGCCTTTACCTCAGCCGGAGAGAAACAAGTTTGGATTATCAAGAAAATAAATGGAATCAGTACCGATACAGCGATCCTCACACTGACGGTTCATGAAACTCCGGAATCAGAGTTTGTGACGGATATAACACGAATGCCGAACATTGCCTTTAACAATACGAGCCGTGAAGCAACCAGCTACCGGTGGGTATTTGGAGACGGAACGGTTTCCAATGATTTAAGCCCGCAACACCGCTATAATCTCAGTGGTCTTTATCGTCCTTCACTGATCGCTATTAATGATTACGGGTGCCGGGATACTTTTACTGACAGGCTGCAAATAGAAGCTGAAAGTTCACTGGATCTGGCCAATACTTTTACACCGAACGGAGATGGCATCAACGACCGGTTTGAAGTCCTGATCAGTGGTGAAACCTATTTTGAATTCTCGGTAATTGACCGGAGCGGCAATAAAGTTTTCCATAGCAAAGAAAAAAGCAATAGCTGGGACGGCACTGACAGCCGGAACGGTAAACCCCTGCCTTCAGGCACTTATTACTATGTATTGCAGTATAAGTTGCAAGGGCAGCACAGGCCAGTCACCCAAACGGGTGCAATCGCATTAATCCGCGATTAA
- a CDS encoding sigma-70 family RNA polymerase sigma factor, translating into MPDERKQKDISLVEKCINGDVQSQKELFQLYYSKMLAICDRYAKDRDDAKDALQDGFIKVFENLHTFNFKSSLEHWIRRIMVNMSIDKYRKKVSEPFKVDVDKVYDLSIEEEILTQLDYEDLLVCVQELPHGYQTVFNLYVIEGFSHQEIGEMLGISAGTSKSQLHKARHQLQEAIKQRLIIRK; encoded by the coding sequence ATGCCTGATGAAAGAAAACAGAAAGACATATCACTTGTGGAGAAGTGCATCAATGGTGATGTGCAAAGCCAGAAGGAATTGTTTCAATTATATTATTCAAAGATGTTAGCCATTTGCGACAGATATGCGAAAGACCGGGACGATGCCAAAGATGCTTTGCAGGATGGCTTCATTAAGGTTTTTGAAAATCTCCACACGTTCAATTTTAAGAGTTCGCTGGAGCATTGGATTCGCAGGATCATGGTAAATATGTCCATTGACAAGTACCGGAAAAAGGTTTCCGAACCCTTCAAGGTGGATGTGGACAAGGTCTATGATCTTTCTATTGAAGAGGAAATTCTGACACAACTTGATTATGAAGACCTTTTGGTATGCGTGCAGGAATTACCGCATGGATACCAGACGGTTTTCAATCTTTATGTAATAGAGGGGTTTAGCCATCAGGAAATAGGAGAGATGCTGGGAATAAGTGCCGGTACATCCAAAAGCCAGCTCCATAAAGCGCGTCACCAACTTCAGGAAGCAATTAAACAACGTCTTATTATCAGAAAATGA
- the accC gene encoding acetyl-CoA carboxylase biotin carboxylase subunit, translating to MKKILISNRGEIALRIIRSAKEMGIGTVAVFSEADRDALHVRYADEAVCIGPAASSASYLLGDKIIETALQFKADGIHPGYGFLSENAAFAQKVQEAGIKFIGPSSSSIEMMGNKLAAKRAAKQYNIPMLPGTNTAVSDLAEAARVAEEIGFPVLIKAAAGGGGKGMRVVNAASEFHEQMQRAVSEAQSSFGDGSVFLEKYISSPRHIEVQVLCDQHGNFLHLFERECSIQRRHQKVVEEAPSCILTPEIRESIGRSAVDVARACHYEGAGTVEFLLDQDLNFYFLEMNTRLQVEHPVTEMVTGVDLVKEQIKIARGEKISFKQEDLWLNGHSIELRIYAEDPYNNFLPDTGTLTGYRPSDGPGVRTDSGYEEGMEIPVFYDPMISKLVTHAPTRIEAIDRMSRAISEFHLEGVANTLPFGKFVMEHEAFRSGNFDTHFVQKHFTPDNLYQENEDEAEVAALLAVYLEQERKHQVKSSYAQRPSDAAWKKRRTAGT from the coding sequence ATGAAAAAAATACTCATCAGTAACAGAGGCGAGATAGCCCTGCGCATCATCCGTTCTGCAAAGGAAATGGGAATCGGGACAGTAGCTGTTTTTTCTGAAGCTGACCGGGATGCGCTGCACGTACGCTATGCTGACGAGGCAGTGTGTATTGGTCCCGCGGCTTCCTCGGCTTCTTACCTCCTCGGAGATAAGATCATAGAAACTGCCTTACAATTTAAAGCAGACGGGATTCATCCGGGCTACGGTTTTCTCTCTGAAAATGCTGCATTTGCCCAAAAGGTACAGGAGGCCGGAATTAAGTTTATCGGCCCCTCTTCTTCTTCTATAGAAATGATGGGCAATAAACTGGCAGCCAAAAGGGCAGCTAAGCAATACAATATTCCCATGCTGCCGGGAACCAATACGGCCGTCTCGGATTTGGCTGAGGCTGCCAGAGTAGCTGAGGAAATCGGCTTCCCGGTATTGATAAAAGCTGCTGCCGGTGGCGGTGGAAAAGGAATGCGGGTAGTCAACGCTGCCAGCGAATTTCACGAGCAAATGCAGCGGGCCGTGAGTGAAGCGCAATCATCCTTTGGGGATGGGTCGGTGTTCCTCGAAAAGTATATTTCCTCTCCTCGGCATATTGAAGTGCAGGTCCTGTGCGACCAGCACGGGAATTTTCTTCACCTCTTTGAGCGGGAATGCTCCATCCAGAGGCGGCACCAGAAAGTGGTCGAGGAAGCACCCTCATGCATTCTTACGCCAGAAATCCGGGAAAGCATCGGACGAAGTGCGGTGGATGTGGCGCGTGCCTGCCACTACGAAGGTGCCGGCACCGTGGAATTTCTCCTGGATCAGGACCTTAATTTTTATTTCCTTGAAATGAACACCCGCCTGCAGGTGGAGCATCCTGTAACCGAAATGGTAACGGGCGTTGACCTCGTAAAGGAGCAGATAAAAATTGCCCGCGGAGAAAAAATAAGTTTCAAGCAAGAAGATCTTTGGCTGAACGGCCATTCTATAGAATTGCGGATCTATGCGGAAGATCCCTACAACAATTTTCTGCCTGATACCGGAACGCTTACCGGTTATCGCCCGTCAGACGGGCCTGGCGTACGAACGGACAGCGGCTATGAGGAAGGGATGGAAATCCCTGTTTTTTATGATCCGATGATCTCGAAATTGGTAACGCATGCGCCAACGCGCATAGAAGCCATAGATCGAATGAGCCGCGCTATCAGTGAATTTCATCTGGAGGGGGTGGCCAACACGCTGCCTTTTGGCAAATTCGTAATGGAACATGAGGCTTTCCGCTCAGGTAACTTCGATACGCATTTCGTGCAGAAACATTTCACACCGGATAACCTGTATCAGGAAAATGAGGATGAGGCAGAAGTGGCAGCACTGCTTGCCGTCTACCTAGAGCAGGAGCGCAAGCACCAAGTCAAATCATCCTACGCTCAAAGACCTTCCGATGCGGCCTGGAAGAAAAGACGGACTGCAGGTACCTAA
- a CDS encoding PDZ domain-containing protein, which yields MISYTISCENPAGQYLQIEMAIPEIEGDKLQLQMPAWRPGRYELGNFAKNVQAWRAEDIDGKFLPFEKRTKDLWEVTCKDIDTVVVKYNLYASELNAGSTYVDAEQLYLNPVNCLMYVPQRAGEDCSLSLNVPEDYLVAGSLRQTSGHQLWAPDFDRLADSPIIASATLQHQDFDLGGVQFHLWFQGIARPEWSRIQKDFMAFTGEQLKVFGAFPVEEYQYLFQVPPYPVYHGVEHERSTVIALGPGFELMKPEKYGEFLGISSHELFHTWNVKALRPAEMYPYDFTKENYSPLGYVAEGVTTYYGDYMLLRSGVWSFNEYCYKAGKVLNRHFHNYGRFNLSVAASSFDTWLDGYSEGAPNRKVSIYHKGALVALILDVRLRKRSNHKLSLDTVMRQLYEKFALQKIGFTEADYKGTIEAISDEDYTDFFQNYIWGTDALDEVLDEAFDFLGLAIKRVPSAFMAEQRLGFKLNEEMMVTAIAPGSPAEVAGLSLKDEVLSLNGIPLQEKYVLSLFAFFEKAKMKLTVRSRGNLRTLKLQGGSETYYPYHEVVKQEHPTAEQMRNFEAWAGHRWEAE from the coding sequence ATGATTTCCTATACAATTTCATGTGAAAATCCGGCAGGACAGTACCTGCAGATAGAAATGGCGATACCGGAAATAGAGGGGGATAAACTACAATTGCAAATGCCAGCCTGGCGTCCCGGGCGCTACGAGCTCGGAAATTTCGCGAAAAATGTGCAGGCATGGCGCGCTGAAGATATTGACGGCAAATTCCTGCCATTTGAGAAACGTACGAAAGACCTGTGGGAGGTAACCTGTAAAGATATCGATACGGTTGTGGTGAAGTATAATCTTTATGCCTCCGAGCTAAATGCCGGTTCTACGTATGTGGATGCTGAGCAACTCTATCTGAACCCGGTAAATTGCCTGATGTACGTGCCGCAGCGGGCAGGGGAGGATTGCAGCCTCAGCCTCAATGTTCCTGAAGATTACCTGGTGGCGGGCAGTCTCAGGCAAACGTCAGGTCATCAGTTATGGGCACCGGATTTTGACCGGTTAGCTGATTCTCCCATTATTGCATCTGCCACTTTGCAGCACCAGGATTTTGATCTGGGTGGTGTTCAGTTTCATCTCTGGTTTCAGGGAATCGCGCGGCCAGAGTGGAGCCGGATCCAAAAGGATTTCATGGCATTTACCGGGGAGCAATTGAAAGTATTCGGAGCATTTCCGGTAGAAGAATATCAATACCTGTTTCAGGTGCCGCCCTACCCTGTGTATCATGGTGTAGAGCATGAGCGGTCCACCGTCATAGCCCTGGGTCCGGGCTTCGAGTTGATGAAGCCGGAGAAGTATGGTGAATTCCTGGGCATCAGTTCGCACGAACTTTTCCATACCTGGAACGTGAAGGCGCTTCGCCCCGCTGAGATGTATCCGTATGATTTTACAAAGGAAAACTACAGTCCGCTCGGCTATGTGGCAGAGGGCGTTACCACTTATTATGGTGATTATATGCTGCTGAGGTCGGGCGTATGGAGTTTTAATGAATATTGCTATAAAGCCGGTAAAGTACTGAACCGCCACTTCCACAACTATGGCCGCTTTAACTTGTCAGTAGCCGCATCTTCATTTGATACCTGGCTTGATGGCTATAGCGAGGGCGCTCCGAACAGGAAAGTTTCCATTTATCATAAAGGAGCGCTGGTGGCGCTGATCCTGGATGTCCGCTTGCGCAAACGCAGCAATCACAAACTATCGCTGGACACGGTAATGCGCCAGCTTTATGAAAAATTTGCTCTGCAAAAAATAGGATTTACCGAGGCGGATTATAAAGGGACTATTGAAGCAATTTCAGACGAGGACTATACTGACTTTTTTCAAAATTACATTTGGGGCACGGATGCCCTGGATGAGGTGCTGGATGAGGCGTTTGATTTTTTGGGATTAGCGATAAAACGGGTTCCTTCTGCGTTTATGGCCGAACAGCGGCTGGGATTCAAGCTGAATGAGGAGATGATGGTAACGGCTATTGCTCCCGGTTCTCCTGCTGAGGTGGCAGGCCTTTCATTGAAGGACGAAGTGCTGAGCCTTAATGGCATTCCATTACAGGAGAAATACGTGCTCTCGCTCTTTGCGTTCTTCGAAAAGGCTAAGATGAAACTCACTGTCCGGTCGCGGGGAAATTTAAGGACGCTGAAGCTACAGGGCGGGAGTGAGACGTACTACCCGTACCACGAAGTAGTGAAACAGGAACATCCCACAGCAGAGCAAATGCGAAACTTTGAGGCCTGGGCAGGCCACCGGTGGGAGGCAGAATAA
- the dnaJ gene encoding molecular chaperone DnaJ yields MTKRDYYEILGISKDAGQDEIKKAYRKLAIKYHPDKNPGNAEAEESFKEAAEAYEILRDEQKRAAYDRFGHAGAGAYGGGGGFSGGGMSMDDIFSRFGDIFGGGGGDPFDSFFGGGRSGGGRRRTVYKGTNLRVKVKVTLQDVAAGVEKKLRLKKYLSCETCSGSGAKGGDSFSTCSTCQGSGQVRQVSNTFLGQMVTASTCPTCQGEGRVITSRCDVCHGEGRVHGEEVVTVKLPPGVKDGVQLSVSGRGNAAPRGGIAGDLIVVIEEIEHKYLKRDGSNVMFDLHIGFADAALGTEKEIPTIDGMVKIDIPAGTQGGKIFRLKHKGVPRLENGLKGDQLIHVNIYVPRAFTNQEKKILKELSKSENFQPKAESDEKGFFEKVKEMFS; encoded by the coding sequence ATGACAAAAAGAGATTATTACGAGATATTAGGTATTTCAAAGGATGCCGGACAGGATGAGATCAAGAAGGCATATCGCAAGCTGGCGATCAAATACCACCCTGACAAGAACCCCGGAAATGCAGAAGCCGAAGAAAGTTTTAAGGAAGCAGCGGAGGCTTACGAGATACTGAGAGACGAGCAGAAGCGCGCGGCTTACGACCGTTTTGGCCATGCCGGTGCAGGCGCTTATGGAGGAGGAGGTGGCTTCAGCGGAGGCGGTATGTCAATGGACGATATTTTCAGCCGGTTTGGAGACATATTCGGTGGAGGTGGTGGCGATCCTTTTGACAGTTTCTTTGGCGGAGGCCGCTCAGGCGGAGGCCGGAGAAGGACTGTATACAAAGGCACGAACCTGCGCGTGAAGGTGAAGGTAACCTTGCAGGATGTGGCAGCAGGCGTTGAGAAAAAGCTGAGGCTCAAGAAATATCTTTCCTGCGAAACCTGCAGTGGTTCCGGTGCAAAAGGTGGCGATTCATTTTCCACCTGCTCCACGTGCCAGGGTTCAGGCCAGGTGCGCCAGGTTTCTAATACTTTCCTGGGGCAAATGGTGACGGCCAGCACCTGCCCCACCTGCCAGGGCGAAGGCAGAGTGATCACCAGCCGCTGTGATGTCTGCCATGGCGAGGGCCGCGTACATGGCGAGGAGGTGGTTACCGTAAAACTTCCGCCAGGCGTGAAGGATGGCGTACAACTGAGCGTTTCAGGCCGGGGAAATGCCGCACCACGTGGCGGAATTGCCGGAGACCTTATCGTGGTTATTGAAGAAATAGAACACAAATACCTGAAACGAGACGGAAGCAACGTTATGTTTGATCTCCATATTGGTTTTGCCGATGCTGCGCTGGGGACAGAGAAAGAAATTCCTACCATTGATGGAATGGTGAAAATTGACATTCCGGCAGGTACACAGGGAGGGAAAATATTCAGGTTAAAACATAAAGGTGTACCACGACTGGAAAACGGGCTGAAAGGCGACCAGTTGATTCATGTAAATATTTATGTGCCCAGAGCCTTCACAAACCAGGAAAAGAAAATATTGAAGGAACTGAGCAAATCAGAAAACTTTCAGCCAAAAGCCGAAAGTGATGAAAAAGGATTTTTTGAAAAAGTAAAGGAAATGTTTAGTTAG
- a CDS encoding nucleotide exchange factor GrpE, which produces MNDKKEEKEDMNIENDLVPEEETVTDEQAYEEDPKDLEKDESKDRDEYYDKFIRLYSDFENFRRRTLKEKAELITNANASLVAELLPVLDDLERALDSMKLAENEDVLTGVELIYNKLKRTLVSKGLKEMEAIGEPFDPDMHEALTKIQAPNDEMKGKVVDQVEKGYLLNDKIIRHAKVIVGQ; this is translated from the coding sequence ATGAACGATAAGAAGGAAGAAAAAGAAGATATGAATATAGAGAATGACCTCGTGCCTGAAGAAGAAACAGTTACAGATGAACAGGCTTACGAGGAGGATCCAAAGGATTTGGAGAAAGACGAGTCGAAAGATCGCGATGAATATTATGATAAATTCATCCGGTTATATTCTGATTTTGAGAATTTCAGAAGGAGAACTCTTAAAGAGAAGGCGGAACTTATTACCAATGCCAATGCGAGCCTGGTAGCTGAGCTACTACCTGTATTGGATGATCTGGAGAGAGCCCTGGACTCAATGAAACTTGCCGAAAATGAAGATGTGCTGACGGGGGTGGAATTAATCTATAATAAACTCAAAAGAACGTTGGTGTCAAAAGGGCTGAAGGAAATGGAGGCGATTGGCGAACCGTTCGATCCGGATATGCATGAGGCATTGACAAAAATTCAGGCGCCAAACGATGAAATGAAAGGAAAAGTGGTGGATCAGGTTGAGAAAGGATATTTACTCAACGACAAAATTATCCGCCATGCTAAAGTGATAGTAGGACAATAA
- a CDS encoding TlpA disulfide reductase family protein encodes MMEVKRLILILTLFCFAISPAFAQKVGLNPGDHAPEINLNNPEGKAIPLSSLKGNMVFIDFWASWCIPCRKEHPNLKRVYTRFRNGEFDGGQSFTIYSVSLDKVKADWMQAIQNDKLEWPNQVSDLQGWKSAAARTYGINAIPYNLLIDGNGIIVAKELSAAELEEILASRIK; translated from the coding sequence ATGATGGAAGTGAAAAGGCTCATTCTGATACTAACGCTATTTTGTTTTGCCATATCTCCTGCTTTCGCACAAAAGGTGGGACTGAACCCCGGAGATCATGCTCCGGAGATCAATCTTAATAATCCCGAAGGCAAAGCCATCCCCCTTTCTTCATTAAAAGGAAATATGGTGTTTATTGACTTTTGGGCTTCCTGGTGCATTCCCTGCCGCAAAGAGCATCCAAACCTCAAAAGGGTATATACCAGGTTCAGGAACGGGGAATTTGACGGAGGACAAAGTTTTACGATTTACAGCGTCTCGCTCGATAAAGTGAAAGCAGACTGGATGCAGGCGATCCAGAATGATAAATTGGAATGGCCCAATCAGGTAAGCGACCTTCAGGGCTGGAAATCTGCAGCCGCCAGAACCTATGGCATCAATGCCATTCCGTATAATCTCCTGATTGATGGCAACGGAATTATCGTGGCCAAAGAACTCAGCGCTGCAGAGCTCGAGGAAATCCTTGCTTCCCGTATAAAGTAG
- a CDS encoding polysaccharide deacetylase family protein, which translates to MKKLIVNTLRTAGRVVPLPLLFKLTGEQLFLPFYHVVSDEYLPHISHLYQYRNTRHFEADLDFLLKFYKPVNLQELKYLQDEKLLHAKPCMLLSFDDGLRECAEVIAPILLRKGIPAVFFINPPFIDNKGLMYRYKASLIINQIKKGISEPVKKRIYEILGIPATFNLEAAVLKINFLLKQKLDEIAEILEVNFAGFLLKERPYMTSAQVKEMIDDGFNIGGHSMEHPLFSLLSYNEQWEQAKKSMEEITRDYQQETQSFSFPFTDHGISAKLIQQMHRTGVDFTFGSAGLKQDFSYRHLQRFPMEGTNLPASALVKAEYLYYLLKKPLGKHGIDRHMESTDIRIIIKILILFIILCLTLFLLEYK; encoded by the coding sequence TTGAAAAAATTAATTGTGAATACCTTGCGAACAGCCGGCAGAGTGGTTCCCTTGCCTCTGCTCTTCAAATTAACCGGAGAACAGCTCTTCCTGCCATTTTATCATGTCGTTTCCGATGAATACCTGCCGCATATCAGCCATTTGTATCAATACCGCAACACCCGCCACTTTGAGGCTGATCTTGATTTTCTGCTGAAATTTTATAAGCCGGTCAACCTGCAGGAGCTTAAATATTTGCAGGATGAAAAACTGCTTCACGCCAAACCCTGCATGTTACTTTCCTTTGATGACGGCCTGCGGGAATGCGCTGAAGTCATCGCACCCATTCTCCTGCGGAAAGGCATTCCGGCAGTATTTTTTATTAATCCACCTTTTATTGATAATAAAGGATTAATGTACCGCTATAAAGCGAGTTTGATCATTAATCAAATTAAAAAAGGAATTTCAGAGCCAGTGAAGAAAAGGATCTATGAGATCCTGGGGATTCCTGCCACTTTTAATCTTGAAGCGGCAGTGCTGAAAATCAATTTTTTACTGAAGCAAAAACTGGATGAAATAGCTGAGATACTCGAAGTTAATTTTGCCGGTTTTCTGCTAAAGGAGCGTCCGTATATGACTTCCGCGCAAGTTAAAGAAATGATAGACGATGGATTTAATATTGGAGGCCACAGTATGGAACACCCGCTATTCTCACTGTTATCCTATAATGAGCAGTGGGAGCAGGCGAAAAAAAGCATGGAAGAAATAACCAGGGATTATCAGCAGGAAACTCAGTCATTTTCATTTCCTTTTACAGATCACGGAATTTCTGCAAAACTCATTCAGCAGATGCATCGGACAGGGGTGGATTTTACTTTCGGGAGTGCCGGACTCAAACAGGATTTCAGTTACCGGCATTTACAGCGTTTTCCCATGGAAGGCACTAATCTTCCGGCCAGCGCTTTGGTGAAGGCAGAATACCTGTATTATTTGCTAAAGAAACCTTTGGGGAAGCATGGAATTGACAGACACATGGAATCAACGGATATTAGAATAATTATTAAAATATTAATTTTATTTATTATTTTGTGTTTAACATTATTTTTATTGGAATATAAATAA
- the murA gene encoding UDP-N-acetylglucosamine 1-carboxyvinyltransferase: MESFVINGPVRLSGTIQPQGAKNEALQVICATLLTAEKIVIRNIPEIRDVLKLLEIIRGLGVKVDRLAPNDYEFKADDIDLDYLHSPDFFSKVGSLRGSIMLMGPLLTRFGKGVLTKPGGDKIGRRRLDTHFTGFEKLGASFEADPEQRFYKLTANRLKGAYMLLDEASVTGTANIAMAAVLAEGKTTIYNAACEPYLQQLCKMLNSMGANISGIGSNLLVIEGVEKLGGCEHRCLPDMIEIGSFIGMAAMTQSLLRIKNVGYEHLGIIPEVFKRLGIRMSREGDDLVIHGQEEYEIETFLDGSIMTVADAIWPGFTPDLISIALVTATQAKGNVLIHQKMFESRLFFVDNLIDMGAQIILCDPHRATVMGLARKHPLKGISMRSPDIRAGVSLLIAALSAEGRSTIYNIEQIDRGYEKIDERLNALGAGIARVNAAGD, from the coding sequence ATGGAATCTTTTGTAATTAACGGACCGGTAAGGCTCTCAGGAACCATACAGCCGCAGGGTGCAAAAAATGAGGCACTACAAGTGATTTGCGCTACATTGCTTACCGCGGAAAAAATTGTGATCCGCAACATACCTGAGATACGGGATGTGCTGAAGCTGCTGGAGATTATCCGTGGGCTGGGCGTAAAAGTGGACCGGCTTGCGCCAAATGATTATGAATTCAAGGCAGATGATATTGATCTGGACTATCTCCATTCCCCTGATTTTTTCAGCAAAGTTGGAAGCCTGCGCGGATCTATAATGCTGATGGGACCGCTATTGACGCGGTTTGGAAAAGGCGTGCTCACCAAGCCGGGTGGCGATAAAATCGGCAGGCGCAGACTGGATACTCATTTTACCGGATTTGAAAAGTTGGGCGCCAGCTTTGAAGCCGATCCTGAACAACGCTTTTACAAGCTGACTGCAAACCGGCTCAAAGGCGCGTATATGCTTTTGGACGAAGCCTCGGTAACCGGTACGGCAAACATTGCAATGGCTGCTGTACTTGCCGAAGGTAAAACCACCATTTACAATGCGGCCTGCGAACCCTACCTGCAGCAGCTTTGCAAAATGCTTAACAGCATGGGCGCCAACATCAGCGGCATTGGCAGCAATCTCCTTGTAATAGAAGGCGTGGAGAAACTAGGCGGCTGCGAACACCGCTGCCTTCCTGATATGATCGAGATTGGTAGCTTCATCGGGATGGCCGCTATGACCCAGTCTTTACTCCGCATTAAAAATGTAGGCTATGAGCACCTGGGCATTATCCCGGAAGTTTTCAAGCGGTTGGGAATACGCATGAGCAGGGAAGGAGACGACCTGGTAATTCATGGACAGGAAGAGTATGAAATTGAGACTTTCCTTGATGGATCTATCATGACTGTGGCGGATGCAATATGGCCAGGATTTACGCCCGACCTTATCAGCATCGCATTGGTTACTGCCACGCAGGCCAAAGGAAATGTCCTGATCCATCAAAAGATGTTCGAGAGCCGGCTGTTTTTTGTGGACAATCTTATTGACATGGGCGCGCAGATAATTTTGTGCGACCCGCACCGGGCCACCGTTATGGGCCTTGCACGGAAACATCCGCTGAAAGGAATCAGCATGCGCTCGCCCGATATTCGGGCCGGGGTTTCTCTGCTGATTGCCGCCCTTTCAGCAGAAGGAAGAAGCACCATTTACAACATTGAGCAAATTGATCGCGGCTATGAAAAAATTGATGAGCGCCTGAATGCGCTGGGAGCCGGGATAGCGAGGGTGAATGCGGCTGGTGATTAA
- a CDS encoding DUF4290 domain-containing protein — protein sequence MIEEELKMEYNSNRPEMVIREYGRNIQKMIEFTIGIEDREKRTAAAHEIIDVMSQINPGVRGQGDYKHKLWDHLHLISHFRLDVEAPYPPPEEDTLKTQPDPIPYASNNIKLRHYGRIVEQMIKTATEMEDGEAKEELVDSIASYMRMSYKIWNDDKVTDEKVLNDLKNMSGGKLQPDTIKGQLKIPDAPSQHAKRHRRDYRTNKGKGRKNFRRGGKK from the coding sequence ATGATTGAAGAAGAATTAAAAATGGAGTACAACTCCAACCGGCCGGAAATGGTGATCCGGGAATATGGAAGAAATATCCAGAAGATGATAGAGTTTACCATAGGAATTGAGGACCGGGAAAAGCGAACCGCAGCCGCCCATGAGATTATTGATGTAATGTCGCAGATTAATCCCGGAGTAAGAGGGCAGGGAGACTACAAGCACAAGCTCTGGGATCACCTGCACCTGATCTCACATTTCCGCCTGGATGTGGAGGCACCGTATCCGCCACCCGAAGAAGATACGCTCAAAACGCAGCCGGATCCCATCCCTTATGCCAGCAATAATATTAAGCTTCGCCACTATGGACGCATAGTAGAGCAAATGATTAAAACCGCTACGGAAATGGAAGATGGCGAGGCAAAAGAAGAATTGGTGGATTCTATTGCCAGCTACATGCGCATGTCATATAAAATCTGGAACGATGACAAGGTAACGGATGAAAAAGTGCTGAACGATCTGAAGAATATGTCAGGAGGCAAACTTCAGCCGGATACCATTAAAGGACAGTTGAAAATACCAGACGCTCCTTCCCAGCATGCAAAACGCCACAGGCGCGACTACCGGACAAACAAAGGGAAGGGACGGAAGAACTTTCGCAGAGGCGGCAAGAAATAA